The following nucleotide sequence is from Mycobacteriales bacterium.
AGCCGGGCGCGTCATCAGTTGGCGCTATTTATCCAGACGGTACGGATCGCGGCCAGGGCACTTGGTCCCGGACCTAGGCGATGGGTGGCAAGGCCCCCGTGCCAGTATCTGAGCAGTTGCACAGCATGAGCGGAGGACACATGGGCGAGCTCGACGGCAAGGTGGCCGTGATCACCGGCGCCGGATCCGGCATGGGCCGGGCGTCGGCGGAGGTCTTCGTGCGCGCGGGCGCCCGGGTCGTCTGCGCCGACATCAGCGGGGCGCAGGACCAGACCGCCGCCGACCTCGGCGACGCCGCGATCGCCGTACGGTGCGACGTCGCCGACGAGGCGAGCGTCGTCGCGTTGTTCGAGGCCGCGGTGCAGGCGTTCGGCCGGGTCGACGCCGCGCTGAACGTCGCAGGCGTCGCGTCCGGCGGACCGCTCGCCGAGGCGACCCTCGAGGAGTACCACCGGGTCACCTCGATCGACATGCTCGGTGTCCTGCTCGGCACGAAGCATGCGATCAAGACGATGATCCCGACCGGAGGCGGGTCGATCGTGAACTGGTCGTCGATCGGCGGTCTCGGCGCCTCGCCGATGGGCACCGGCATCTACTCCGCGGCGAAGGCCGGGGTGCACGCCATCACCAAGGCAGCGGCCGTCGAGTACGGCGCCCAGGGGATCCGCGCCAACGCGATCTGTCCGGGCTTCGTCGAGACCGCGATGACCGGCGGACCCGGCACCGCGGAGAAGTTCCCGCAGCTCGTGCAGGGCTCGGCGCTCAAGCGGGCCGGCCGCGCGGAGGAGATCGCGGAGGTCGCCGCGTTCCTGGCCTCCGACCGGTCGAGCTATCTGACCGGCGTGATCATCCCGGTCGACGGCGGCACCACCGCCGCGCTGCCGTAACGGCTACTCGGCGTACGAGCTCGGCGTCGTCTCGAGGATGACCGTCTTGGTCTCGAGGTAGGGGAGCAGTCCCTCGACGCCACCCTCGCGCCCGATGCCGGACTGCTTGAAGCCGCCGAAGGCGATGCCGAAGTCGGTGCGGAAGCCGTTGTGCCCGACCGTCCCCGAGCGCAGGCGGGCGGCGACCGCGCGCGCCTTGTCGGCGTCGCCGGTGAACACCGAGGCGTTGAGGCCGTAGATCGTGTCGTTGGCGATCCGGACCGCGTCGTCCTCATCGGCGGCCGGGATCACCGACAGCACCGGCCCGAAGATCTCCTCCTGCGCGATCGTCATCGAGTTGTCGACCTCGGCGAAGACGGTCGGCTCGACGTAGTAGCCGCGCTCGAGGTGCGCCGGCCGCCCACCACCGGTGACGAGCTTCGCCTCGGTCTTGCCTTTCGCGATCAGGTCGAGCACCTTGTCGCGCTGGCGCTCCATCGCGAGCGGGCCCATCTGCGTCGCCGGGTCGAACGGGTCGCCGACCACCATCTGGGAGAACGTTGCGGCCAGTGCCTCGACGAACTCGTCGTGGCGCTTGCGCGGGACGACGAGGCGCGTGAGCGAGGAGCAGACCTGGCCGGAGATCATGCACTCCGCGCCGGCGATCGCCATGGCGGCCTGTCCCAGGTCGGCGTCGTCGAGGATCACGGCGGCGGACTTGCCGCCGAGCTCGAGGGTGTAGCGGGCGATCCGCTTACCGCACAGCGAGGCGATCCGCCGGCCGGCGGCGGTCGACCCGGTGAAGGCGATCTTGTCCACGCGCGGGTCGCGGACCAGCATCTCGGAGACCTCGCGGTCGGCAGTGAGGACGTTGAAGACGCCCGGCGGCAGCCCGGCGGCCTCGGCGCACTCGGCCAGCAGGTCCGCCGCGCCGGGTGCCTCGGGGGAGGCCTTGAGGATCACGGTGCACCCGGCGAGCAGGGCCGGCGCCATCTTGTAGATCGCGAGCTGGATCGGCGCGTTCCACGGGATGATCGCGCCGACGACACCGACCGGCTCGCGCACGATCAGGCCGAACGAGCCGCCCATCGTCGGCTGCGCCCGCTCCTCCCACGCGTAGGTGTCGGCGAGCCCCGCGTAGTAGTCGAAGACCGTCGCGAACATCGGTGCGGAGAACTTCGCGATCATCGCGAGGATCCCGGACTCGCGCGGCCAGATCTCTCCGAGCGCGTCGGCCCGGGCAGACAGCTCCTTGCTCAGCGCGCGCAGGTACTCCGCGCGCTCGCGGTGGGCGAGGAAGGGCCACGGTCCGTTGTCGAAGGCGTTGCGCGCAGCGGTGATGGCCTTCTCCATGTCGGCGGCCTGCGCCTCGGCAACGGAGAAGAAGACCTCTTCACTGGCCGAGTCGATGACGTCGAACGTGGCCGAGGAGGAGGGCGTGGCCCACTCGCCGTCGATGAAGAAGCGATCGGGGTGGACGACAGGTGCGGTCACGACAGCCTCCGGTGAAGGGATGTGCCTCCTTTTCTATCGGATCGCATGTCCCGCCGACCGTCCGCCTCGGGCCAACTGGGGTAGCGCAATCCGTCAACCCCGCATACGATGGTGGGGTGAGCCGATCCGGGTCGCTGCTGCGCGAGGTGCGCGGTCGCGCCGGCCTGTCCCAGAACGAGCTCGCGCGGCGCAGCGGCGTCGACGCGACGCTCATCAGTGCGTACGAGAACGGGCGCCGCGTGCCGGGCGGCGACGCGCTGATCCGGCTGATCGAGGCCTGCGGCGCGACGCTCGACCCGACGACGACCGTCGACCGTGCTCGTGGCGCCGCGGCTCAGCTCGAGCAGGTGACCGCGCTCGCGATGGCGTTGCCCCGGCGTGCGGCCGGACCGCTCACCTATCCGTCGTTCCGGCGGCTGCGGGCGGGATGACCACGTCGCCGTTGATCGTCCTCGAGCGGGCGGTCGACGTTCACCACCGGCTCGACCGCGCCGGAGTCGCACACGCGATCGGTGGCGCACTCGCGCTGGCCTACCACGTCGCGCAGGCGCGGGCCACCAACGACATCGACCTCAACGTCAGTGCTGACCCGAAGCACCCCGAGGCCGTCTTCGGGCTGCTGCCGCCCGATGTGCCGTGGACAGAGGGGGATGTCGCGGCGGTCCGCCGGGACGGACAGGTCCGGCTGCTCTGGCCGCTGCCGGAGGGCGACGGCCCGGCCATCCCGCTCGACCTGTTCTTCCCGCAGCACGCGCTGCACGCCGCGATCGACGCGCGCACCGAGCTGGTGCCGATGCTGGACGCGACGGTTCCGATCCTGTCGGCGACCGACCTGCTCGTGTTCAAGGCGCTTTTCGACCGTCGCAAGGACTGGGCGGACATCGAAGAGCTCGTGCGGTTCGGCAAGCCGGACGTCGCCGAAGCGCGCCGGTGGCTCACCAAGATCGTGGGTGCGAAGGACCATCGGCTCGCCGCTCTGTCCGAGATCGTGGACGAGGTCACTGACGGCCCTTCGGCCTAGCGGGAACGGGCCGGCCGTCGCCGGTAGACCCCGCGTGATCTGCTCGAAACAAACCTCGCCTACCTTCGAGACCGGAAATCGGCCCGTCGAGGCGGGCTCGGGGACGGCTCACGCAGGGGAGAGTTGATGGCAGGCAACGCAGTACGACGGCAGGCGATCGAGGCCGTGGCGGCCTTCACCCCGCCTCCGGCGACGTTCTCACTCGACGAGGAGCCGGGTGGCATCTTCGGCGAGAACGTCTTCAGCAAGGCAGTGATGCAGAAGGTCCTGCCGAAGGCCGTCTACAAGTCGGTGCTCGCCACGATCGACCACAACCAGACCCTCGACCCCAGCGTCGCTGACGCCGTCGCCGTGGCGATGAAGGACTGGGCGATGTCGAAGGGTGCGACGCACTATGCGCACGTCTTCTACCCGCTGACCGGTCTGACCGCGGAGAAGCACGACAGCTTCCTGGAGCCCAACGGCGACGGCACGGCGCTGGCGGAGTTCTCCGGCAAGACCCTGACCCAGGGTGAGCCCGACGCGTCCAGCTTCCCGAACGGCGGCATCCGCTCGACGTTCGAGGCGCGCGGCTACACCGGCTGGGACGTGACCAGCCCGGCGTACATCCTCGAGAACCCCAACGGCAACACGCTGTGCATCCCGACGGTGTTCGTCTCGATGACCGGCGAGGCGCTGGACCACAAGACCCCGCTGCTGCGCTCGCAGCAGGCGATGGCCAAGCAGGCCGAGCGGGTGCTGAAGCTCTTCGGCCACGAGAACCCCGACGCGGTCGTGTCCTTCGCCGGTCCGGAGCAGGAGTACTTCCTGGTCGACCGCCACTTCCTGTTGGCCCGGCCCGACCTGCTCAACTCCGGCCGGACGCTGTTCGGTGCGAAGCCGCCGAAGGGCCAGGAGTTCGACGACCACTACTTCGGCGCCATCCCGGACCGGGTGCTGGCGTGCATGTTCGACGCCGAGCGCGAGCTGTTCAAGCTCGGCATCCCGGCCAAGACCCGGCACAACGAGGTCGCACCCGGGCAGTTCGAGATCGCCCCGGTCTTCGAGCGCTCCAACATCGCCTCCGACCACCAGCAGCTGCTGATGACGACCATGAAGAAGGTCGCCAACCGCCACGGCATGGAGTGCCTGTTCCACGAGAAGCCGTTTGCCGGAATCAACGGCTCGGGCAAGCACGTCAACTTCTCGATCGGCAACGCCAGCCAGGGCAACCTGCTGCTGCCGGGTGACACGCCCCACGACAACGCGCAGTTCCTC
It contains:
- a CDS encoding aldehyde dehydrogenase — translated: MTAPVVHPDRFFIDGEWATPSSSATFDVIDSASEEVFFSVAEAQAADMEKAITAARNAFDNGPWPFLAHRERAEYLRALSKELSARADALGEIWPRESGILAMIAKFSAPMFATVFDYYAGLADTYAWEERAQPTMGGSFGLIVREPVGVVGAIIPWNAPIQLAIYKMAPALLAGCTVILKASPEAPGAADLLAECAEAAGLPPGVFNVLTADREVSEMLVRDPRVDKIAFTGSTAAGRRIASLCGKRIARYTLELGGKSAAVILDDADLGQAAMAIAGAECMISGQVCSSLTRLVVPRKRHDEFVEALAATFSQMVVGDPFDPATQMGPLAMERQRDKVLDLIAKGKTEAKLVTGGGRPAHLERGYYVEPTVFAEVDNSMTIAQEEIFGPVLSVIPAADEDDAVRIANDTIYGLNASVFTGDADKARAVAARLRSGTVGHNGFRTDFGIAFGGFKQSGIGREGGVEGLLPYLETKTVILETTPSSYAE
- a CDS encoding glutamine synthetase III, which translates into the protein MAGNAVRRQAIEAVAAFTPPPATFSLDEEPGGIFGENVFSKAVMQKVLPKAVYKSVLATIDHNQTLDPSVADAVAVAMKDWAMSKGATHYAHVFYPLTGLTAEKHDSFLEPNGDGTALAEFSGKTLTQGEPDASSFPNGGIRSTFEARGYTGWDVTSPAYILENPNGNTLCIPTVFVSMTGEALDHKTPLLRSQQAMAKQAERVLKLFGHENPDAVVSFAGPEQEYFLVDRHFLLARPDLLNSGRTLFGAKPPKGQEFDDHYFGAIPDRVLACMFDAERELFKLGIPAKTRHNEVAPGQFEIAPVFERSNIASDHQQLLMTTMKKVANRHGMECLFHEKPFAGINGSGKHVNFSIGNASQGNLLLPGDTPHDNAQFLVFCSAVIRGVHKYGGLLRAAIASAANDHRLGANEAPPAIISIFLGEQLADVFDQIAKGGATSSKEKGTLIIGVDTLPVLPTDPGDRNRTSPFAFTGNRFEFRAAGSSQTIAGPMTMINTILAEALDYIATSLETAIAGGTEFNTAVQKLLEEIITNHGNVVFNGNGYSEDWQVEAAARGLANLRTTPDALPELIKPESVELFSKYGVFTEREAHSRYEIGLEQYVLSVGVEARSVLEIGTTSILPAATRYQTELAANVAALKAAGVEADTTALGELTGLIGSLREALGTLSAGLRHEAADDLLAEAIHYRDALLPAMLAVRSAVDSLEAVVADDLWPLPTYQEMLFML
- a CDS encoding helix-turn-helix transcriptional regulator, whose translation is MSRSGSLLREVRGRAGLSQNELARRSGVDATLISAYENGRRVPGGDALIRLIEACGATLDPTTTVDRARGAAAQLEQVTALAMALPRRAAGPLTYPSFRRLRAG
- a CDS encoding SDR family NAD(P)-dependent oxidoreductase, which gives rise to MGELDGKVAVITGAGSGMGRASAEVFVRAGARVVCADISGAQDQTAADLGDAAIAVRCDVADEASVVALFEAAVQAFGRVDAALNVAGVASGGPLAEATLEEYHRVTSIDMLGVLLGTKHAIKTMIPTGGGSIVNWSSIGGLGASPMGTGIYSAAKAGVHAITKAAAVEYGAQGIRANAICPGFVETAMTGGPGTAEKFPQLVQGSALKRAGRAEEIAEVAAFLASDRSSYLTGVIIPVDGGTTAALP